Genomic window (Paraglaciecola psychrophila 170):
GATTTTGCGCCGATCTCAAAGGCTTTATTAGTTTGTGGAGCAAGCAAAGTTTGCGTTGTAACATCCGTTGAGCCAGCAATATAGGCCGTGGCATATGTTGCATAGACCATAAGGTTTTCGCCAACTTTATAATCTGCGCCTAGACGATAATCAGTATTTTCATCTACACCCTTTTGTACTTCTCGAGTTCCGTACGACCGAATGGGTAATGTTGGGCCTAAGCGTGCAGCAGAATCATCAAAACTTAGCGGATCAGCGCTTTGAGCTTCACGGTCGTCTTCAGTGAAACGAATACCCGCAGTGATATTTAATTTATCAGTTAACGCGTAGGTTGCCTGTCCATATAGAGCAGTGGATTTAGTACCGCCACGGCCTTCACTATTCCAAGACGCCCATGATGGCGTTTCTGGTGTTGCTCCAGCATAACCAGACCAAGATTCAACTAAGCTACCAAAAATATAAGCTGAGCGATTAGCGGGATCTTGACTGTTAAAATAATAAGCACCAACAGTATATTGTAAGGGTCCGTCAAATAATGATGAAACGGTAACATCAAGTTGTTTTGATTTACTAGTACTGTAGTTTCCATCAACCCAAGAGGCCAAACCAGAAAGATCCGCATCCATCAAGTTAATAGATTGATAATCAAACATAGCGCCATTAACCATTACGCTATGCTCAGCTATTTCCCAATCGATACTCACATAAAATGATGTTTCTTCAAGCTCTCGATTAGGTGTGTAATCATAATCGATGGTTCTTGCGCCAGGAACAATCGTTGCGAAAGCATCACCAGCACAGACATTGCCGCCGGAAACTGTTCTTCCTCCAGGTCGGTCAGGTGAACCATCAGCGCAGCCTTCGTAAACGCCAAAACGCGGGTCTAAAAATCCATCCGCTGCATTAATACGTGTAGGATCATCTTTATCAAGCGGAATACCAGCTGGTTTGTAACCAAAGTTCAAACTGCCGTTACCGGTATCTTTCCAATGTGAAGCTGTTAAGTTAATAGATAAGTCATCGCTTAACGTGAACAGCAGTTGGCCCCGCACATAGGTGTAATCTGAATCTTTTATATCGCCATTTGGGTTGTTGATATTCTCAACGAAACCGTCGCGTTTTTCATCGGCGGCAGTAATACGAAAAGCAACATTTTCACTAACAGGAACGTTAACAAAACCTTCGGTTTTGATTAAGCCAAAATCACCGAGCGTTGCCGCGCCTCCGAATGAGAACTCTTCTGTATCAGGCTTTTTAGTTATAACATTGATCAAGCCGCCGAATGTGTTACGACCAAATAAAGTCCCTTGAGGCCCTCGCAATGCTTCTATGCGTTCAATATCTAAGTAACCTGCCAGCGCCTGGCCTGTGGTCGGCAAATACATACCATTATGATAAATCGGCACTGCGATATCAGTAGTGCCTGCGCTACCTGCGCCGCGTAATATTATTTGTGGATTATTACCAAAGCTGGTTATGGTCACACCAGGAATAGCTTTCTCTAACGACATGACATCATTAATTTGCATGTCTACCAAATCGCTACCGCTGATAGCAGTAACGGCTAATGGAACGTCTTGAATATTAGTAACGCGTTTTGTCGCGCTGACTTCTATTACTTCAATTTTTTTTTCTGCTTTTACTTGTGCATATGCGCTAGACATTGCAATCGCATTTGCTACTGCCACTGCGATTGTTGTTTTAAATAGAATGTGTGATTTCATTTTCATGATCTTTTTCCCGATGCTGTGCTGACTAGAATGTTCCAAAATTGATACTTTTATTTTTTAGGTAAATATCTTAAGTCAAAAAATACTTCGGAATCATCAATAAATCAACTGTGAATTTACATTTAAAGCTATTAAATGACGATTAATTGCTTATTTATCCCCCGCATTGACATATTTTGCATTTAATCATTAACAAAACACAATTAAAAAATTAACACAATAGACTTCGGAGTCACTTTTGGTGATGTCGATTACAATTAAGACCTATTGGGCTTTTTTAGTTCTAACGTCGTGCTTTATTAAATTCGCGCATTCTTCCCAACACATCAACACCTAGCTGGTCATAAACAGAAAGCATATCTATTAATACCCAGTTCTCTCGAATTAGGTCACCTTCTACACGCCAAAAATCAAGACTACGCATGCTTATTTTTTGATCCCCTGGTGCAATACCCAACCAACCAGAACCAGATACTGTCATATGCATGCCTGGCCAAGCTGTAAAAGCTGCGTAATTCGCATCTGCAAATAAGTGACCTGCATGAGGATTGCCAACTCTATCTGGAAGACCATTTAGAAATGGGATCTGATGCCAATCTCTAAATCCGCTAATTGTTCTGGCCGTACCGATACCTGACGGTCCATACCAAGAACATCTGGGGTGCCAATAATCATGTAAACGCATGGCTTCAGCCCCTCCTGTTGCATAATTCCCCAGCGCTACACACATGTCGCCAACCAAAGTTTCTGATTTTTTAGAGCTGGCTCTATCCCACGCTTTTAGGGTGATGCCATCTTGACTTGCAGGCCCGGGTACATGCCATTCACGACCCAAACTCGGAGCCATTGGCCAAGCATTCGCCTGCATCATAACGTCAGGGATATCCCATATTCCTTGGTATTCTATGACCTTATTACCTTCAAATTTATAAAATTCATGAAAACGCAATGAGACCATATGGCCTGTTGCAGGAATGTCTAACCAAGGCTTATCAAAAGAGCCGCAATAAAAACCACAACATCCCACCCAATGAATACCTTTTGCTGTTGGGCCTGACATAATAATCGAGTCTCGTCGTTCAAGATCAGGAATTGACTGGAACAGTGGTATTAATGCTTGCTGAAAAAATCCTTCTACGTCGGTGATTTTTTCGAAAGGAAAACAAAGTTGAATAACAGCGTTTGGACTAAAAAGCGAAAGTAAATTGTCTTTAACTGCTTCGGGTTCAAAGTTGTACTGCAATTGACTGAGTTGGTGGATTTTATTTTGTTTTCTAAAAGGATTTGCTGGAGCTCAGTGGTTTCCATTTTCGATCTCACGGATTAGTTGGATGTCTCTGGATACGGCAAGCTCAAAATCATCGGTTGATAACAGATGCTGTTCCGATTCGTATACAAATTTGGCTGCTAACTGTTGCTTATGATTTTGAAGGTAAAATCCAACATTACTGATAGGAGTAACAGCATCATATTTACCATGATGAATTACATACTTAGCAGATACACTTATTTTTGGAAATCGATACTTTGCCGTTGACCAAAGTGATATTAATTTAACCTTATTTTTTATTTGACTGGCGGCATAGAAGCTAATGGGACCTCCCATAGAGTGCCCAATAAGCACGATGTTTTTAAATTCGGTTAATAAGTGTTTTTCTAGTGCATTTATAGCAGCAATAAGATCTGAGGCGTAGAGTCGATCGGGGAATTTTACTTTTCCGGTTTGATGCGTGTAGGTGATTCCTTGAGAATCGTTATGCCCCCGATAATCAGGGATCAACACGTTAAAACCTGCTTTTGCATAAGCATTTACCCAACTTCTATAATAATCACCTGGTCTGAAGGATTCGCCAGTTTCTACCCTTCCATATTTTGCTGGGTCAGGGTGAAAACCATGAGCCATCACAATGAGAGTGTCTGATTTTAGCTTGTTTGGACTACCGATAATTAATAATGCACTTTGTTTTAAATTATCATTTTCAAACTGTAGTAAGCGTCTTTCAATCCTCTGATTTTTGTTGGGGAGAATATTAAGTTCAACACTCAAACATACTGTTGAACTTAAATATAAAACAAGAAATACCGATAAACGCATTACAGTGTTGGGTTCTCAATACTGGCCGTTCGTTCAAGGATATCTACCCCCTGTTGTTTTAACCAATATGGAATGTCCATCATCACCCAGTTTTCTAATAATTTATCTCCCTCACGGTAATAAACATCAACAATCCGCATATCGGCTTGGCTATCGCCGCTGGGCATGCCTAAAAAGCCACCTTTAGACTTATTTGATAAATTTGGCCATCCGAAGAAACAAGCAAATTGACCTTCAGCAAACCGACATATGTGGCCGTTGAATACTTTGTCAGTCAGTCCTTCTCTAAAGGGATACATGTGTTGTTCTTGATATCGAGGAATAGTAAAAGTTGAACCGATACCTGCGGGTCCATACCATGCCATGTCATCGTGCCAGTTCTTTTTCATCACCTGTTCACCTGCCCTGTCATTAGCCGTTTTGTTTAACTGACTCAAATCATCTATCATAGTGTTGAGAACTTGTAAGGTTTTCACTGCCTCCTCAGCTGGCTGCTCATCAAGTACTAAACCATTGTGGTGACGTGGTCCTGGGTGGATAAAACTGGCACCCGTTTGTGGCGGTAATGGATTAATACCTACTTGCTGCATGAGTCCAATAATGTCTAACCATAAACCTGTCTTAGTTATTTTACCGTTCTCAACACAGTTAAATTCGGCATATTTCAGCATAACAACTTTTCGTGTGGCGCGGATCCCTAGCCAATCACTGTCAAACAGCCCCATAAAATGTCCCATACTCATTACCCATGTATCACCACTCACATCATTTGAACCAGCGATAAATACATCTTGGCGTCTTTGAATATTTTTAAATGACTGGTAAAGAGGTTGCCAAACATTCGCAGAAACTTCTTTTAAATTGTTTATCTTATTAAAAGGGTACACACCGTAAAATTCATAATCATCAGCAATGTAAGATGCTTGAACCTTTGTAAGTGAAGTGGTACTTGCCTTTTCCATTGCTTTGAAATACTCCATTACATAGGCTTTTTCGCTTTGAAAATTGGCCATATTCAGTGCTCTCTTTTGGTTAATAACTAATTTTAAAAAAAGTCTATTTACTAATGACTTCGAAGTCAATTAATAATAAGATGAAAAAAATCTTTAGTACTTAAAACGACAAAAAGAAAAGGTTGGGGATCACAATGACGGAATTTGGCGCCTTAAATTGGACTATATTAATAATATATATAGTTGCAAATCTATTATTAGGCCTGGTGATAGGAAAAAGAATTAAAACCGATAATGATTTTTATATCGGACAAAAAACCACACCTTGGTGGGCAATCGGCATTTCTGTGGTGGCCACTTACGTTAGCGCCATGACGTTTTTGGGTGCGCCGGCTTGGGCTTACAAAGATGGACTCAGTGTCATCGCTATTCACCTTAATTACCCATTAGTGATAATGATTGTCATTATCTTCTTTTTCCCCTTCTTTTATAACTCAGGCGTCGCATCTATCTATGAGTATCAAGAAAAAAGATTTGGCAAACGTGCTAGGGCGTTAATTTCCTCTATTTGGTTGGTATCGCAAACCATGTCTTCTGCTGCTGTACTTTATGCAACTTCTGCGGTGTTGAGTTTCATCACTGGCGTCGATGTTATAGCCGCAATATTTATTGTTACCTTTATTGCACTGGCTTATACCGTTCTAGGCGGTATTACTGCTGTAATATGGACGGATGTAATCCAGTCAATCATTTTATTTGCTGGTGCAGGTATTATATTTTATGCACTGCTTAACGAAAGTAGTTTCTCAGTCATGGATTCACTCGCTCAACTTAAGTCTGAAGGTAAACTTAACCCACTGA
Coding sequences:
- a CDS encoding nuclear transport factor 2 family protein — encoded protein: MANFQSEKAYVMEYFKAMEKASTTSLTKVQASYIADDYEFYGVYPFNKINNLKEVSANVWQPLYQSFKNIQRRQDVFIAGSNDVSGDTWVMSMGHFMGLFDSDWLGIRATRKVVMLKYAEFNCVENGKITKTGLWLDIIGLMQQVGINPLPPQTGASFIHPGPRHHNGLVLDEQPAEEAVKTLQVLNTMIDDLSQLNKTANDRAGEQVMKKNWHDDMAWYGPAGIGSTFTIPRYQEQHMYPFREGLTDKVFNGHICRFAEGQFACFFGWPNLSNKSKGGFLGMPSGDSQADMRIVDVYYREGDKLLENWVMMDIPYWLKQQGVDILERTASIENPTL
- a CDS encoding TonB-dependent receptor → MKMKSHILFKTTIAVAVANAIAMSSAYAQVKAEKKIEVIEVSATKRVTNIQDVPLAVTAISGSDLVDMQINDVMSLEKAIPGVTITSFGNNPQIILRGAGSAGTTDIAVPIYHNGMYLPTTGQALAGYLDIERIEALRGPQGTLFGRNTFGGLINVITKKPDTEEFSFGGAATLGDFGLIKTEGFVNVPVSENVAFRITAADEKRDGFVENINNPNGDIKDSDYTYVRGQLLFTLSDDLSINLTASHWKDTGNGSLNFGYKPAGIPLDKDDPTRINAADGFLDPRFGVYEGCADGSPDRPGGRTVSGGNVCAGDAFATIVPGARTIDYDYTPNRELEETSFYVSIDWEIAEHSVMVNGAMFDYQSINLMDADLSGLASWVDGNYSTSKSKQLDVTVSSLFDGPLQYTVGAYYFNSQDPANRSAYIFGSLVESWSGYAGATPETPSWASWNSEGRGGTKSTALYGQATYALTDKLNITAGIRFTEDDREAQSADPLSFDDSAARLGPTLPIRSYGTREVQKGVDENTDYRLGADYKVGENLMVYATYATAYIAGSTDVTTQTLLAPQTNKAFEIGAKSTLLDGALRLNAAAYSGKFEGLTTTAFIDQGDTGISVATQVPGGSILSRGLEIEGFWDVTDALVVDFGVSIDMSEYDEFIVDAGNLVWNGTAPIGSETISGSFVYVVDGEDTPYTPDMTVGVGMSYFIDLGDMGTIKPHVFAYYNSGYISNRAPVFFADQDAYTKLDISVKWESVDGDYSVQGYVNNATDELIKTYTEIFSRARVAYDYNSPRNFGVRFAYNF
- a CDS encoding ester cyclase, with amino-acid sequence MQYNFEPEAVKDNLLSLFSPNAVIQLCFPFEKITDVEGFFQQALIPLFQSIPDLERRDSIIMSGPTAKGIHWVGCCGFYCGSFDKPWLDIPATGHMVSLRFHEFYKFEGNKVIEYQGIWDIPDVMMQANAWPMAPSLGREWHVPGPASQDGITLKAWDRASSKKSETLVGDMCVALGNYATGGAEAMRLHDYWHPRCSWYGPSGIGTARTISGFRDWHQIPFLNGLPDRVGNPHAGHLFADANYAAFTAWPGMHMTVSGSGWLGIAPGDQKISMRSLDFWRVEGDLIRENWVLIDMLSVYDQLGVDVLGRMREFNKARR
- a CDS encoding alpha/beta hydrolase, with product MRLSVFLVLYLSSTVCLSVELNILPNKNQRIERRLLQFENDNLKQSALLIIGSPNKLKSDTLIVMAHGFHPDPAKYGRVETGESFRPGDYYRSWVNAYAKAGFNVLIPDYRGHNDSQGITYTHQTGKVKFPDRLYASDLIAAINALEKHLLTEFKNIVLIGHSMGGPISFYAASQIKNKVKLISLWSTAKYRFPKISVSAKYVIHHGKYDAVTPISNVGFYLQNHKQQLAAKFVYESEQHLLSTDDFELAVSRDIQLIREIENGNH